Proteins encoded within one genomic window of Rhizobium sp. ZPR4:
- a CDS encoding GNAT family N-acetyltransferase, with protein sequence MARLTVFQMHMAHAISLAFGLKAALATEKELPPRRFPLYAWREPRNLKRQRTNGIYILAPVTTADDWRAMHDIRRAVLFKPDRHSASYDENHADDRLEGNTPFLLFDDRVPIGVVRLDQRGEVGIVRLVAIVKDKQRLGHGRRLNGLLEAEAKNRGIRLLRVNAAPDAVGFYLKAGWSQHDWDISELVGLARNAVQMEKMISD encoded by the coding sequence ATGGCAAGATTGACGGTTTTCCAGATGCACATGGCCCACGCGATTTCTCTTGCTTTCGGTTTGAAAGCAGCGCTAGCGACAGAAAAGGAACTCCCACCGAGAAGATTTCCGCTGTACGCTTGGCGCGAACCTCGAAATTTGAAGCGGCAGAGGACTAATGGCATATATATATTGGCGCCGGTGACTACGGCAGACGACTGGCGTGCAATGCATGACATTCGTCGAGCTGTACTATTCAAACCCGACCGGCACAGCGCTTCTTACGACGAGAATCATGCAGACGACCGTCTTGAAGGAAATACACCGTTTCTTTTATTCGATGATAGAGTGCCTATCGGGGTGGTGCGGCTCGATCAACGTGGCGAAGTTGGCATCGTTAGATTGGTTGCGATCGTGAAAGACAAGCAACGACTTGGACACGGGCGGAGACTAAACGGCCTCCTTGAGGCAGAAGCGAAGAACCGGGGCATCCGGCTATTGCGGGTCAATGCCGCACCAGACGCTGTCGGCTTTTATCTGAAAGCCGGATGGTCTCAACACGACTGGGATATATCGGAACTAGTCGGCCTTGCCAGGAACGCAGTGCAGATGGAGAAAATGATCAGCGACTGA
- a CDS encoding alpha-N-arabinofuranosidase: MEAKVIANSAFIISKIDDRLYGSFLEHLGRAIYTGIYEPEHSEADSDGMRLDVINLVKGLNVPTIRYPGGNFVSAYNWEDGVGPRDLRPVKLDLAWHTSETNEIGLHEFADWCQSVGSEMMLAVNLGSRGFSEARNLLEYSNHPSGTYWSDLRIKNGRLEPFNVKVWYLGNELDGPWQIGGKTAHEYGRLAHETAKAMRAYDRSLELIVCGSSNPRMPTYPEWEATVLEHTYEEVDYISLHMYFGNPANDTPTYLAMNYKMDDYITAVEGVIKYIRAKKRQEKMVYISFDEWNVWYHSRPHDKAFLEGRNGWPIAPPIFEDIYNFEDLLQVALVINTLIRRSDIVRIACLAQLVNVIAPIMTQPNGPAWRQTIYYPFEFASRFGRGKALNLNADSPTYACSIRGNVSSIDIAAVSNEETEEVAFFLVNRCEHNVVVSIELQGFGSEISIVDHQVISSLDLKATNTRDSPNNIYPKRCDSALIELNTVKIQSGSYSYHMIRVRYSRDADTFQFARD; the protein is encoded by the coding sequence ATGGAAGCTAAGGTAATCGCGAACAGCGCATTCATAATATCTAAGATCGACGATCGCCTATATGGCTCATTTCTAGAACATCTCGGAAGAGCAATTTACACGGGTATTTATGAGCCTGAACATTCGGAGGCTGATAGCGATGGCATGAGGCTCGATGTAATTAATCTGGTGAAGGGTCTAAACGTGCCGACCATTCGGTATCCTGGTGGTAATTTCGTGTCGGCCTACAATTGGGAAGACGGTGTCGGTCCGAGAGATCTGCGCCCCGTGAAATTAGATCTAGCCTGGCATACGTCCGAGACGAACGAGATCGGCCTGCACGAATTTGCAGATTGGTGTCAATCCGTCGGATCGGAGATGATGCTAGCGGTGAATTTAGGTTCGCGTGGGTTTAGCGAAGCAAGAAATCTCTTGGAGTACTCGAACCATCCGAGCGGGACTTATTGGAGCGATTTGAGAATAAAGAACGGCAGGCTGGAGCCATTCAACGTTAAAGTTTGGTACCTCGGAAATGAGTTGGATGGGCCATGGCAGATTGGCGGAAAAACCGCTCATGAATACGGTCGTCTTGCGCATGAGACCGCGAAAGCGATGCGCGCCTACGACCGCTCTCTAGAACTTATTGTCTGCGGTTCGTCAAACCCCCGAATGCCGACTTATCCAGAGTGGGAAGCAACCGTATTAGAGCACACTTACGAAGAGGTCGATTACATCTCTCTTCATATGTATTTTGGCAACCCGGCTAATGACACGCCTACATATTTAGCCATGAATTATAAGATGGACGATTACATCACAGCGGTCGAGGGCGTCATAAAATATATTCGTGCAAAAAAGCGGCAAGAGAAGATGGTTTATATCTCGTTTGATGAATGGAATGTTTGGTATCATTCGCGGCCACACGACAAGGCGTTTCTAGAGGGGAGGAATGGCTGGCCGATTGCACCTCCAATATTCGAGGATATTTATAACTTCGAGGATTTATTGCAGGTTGCACTTGTAATTAATACCCTCATTCGGCGATCCGATATTGTGCGTATTGCATGCCTTGCACAGCTTGTTAATGTGATCGCTCCAATTATGACCCAGCCGAATGGACCTGCTTGGCGGCAAACCATATACTATCCATTCGAGTTCGCGTCCCGGTTCGGTAGAGGAAAGGCGCTCAATCTCAACGCAGACAGCCCCACATACGCGTGTTCTATTAGAGGAAATGTATCAAGCATTGACATTGCAGCGGTATCCAATGAAGAGACTGAAGAGGTGGCATTTTTTCTGGTTAATCGGTGCGAGCATAATGTAGTGGTCAGCATTGAGCTCCAGGGGTTTGGGTCAGAAATATCTATCGTCGATCACCAGGTAATATCAAGCCTTGATTTGAAAGCAACGAACACACGCGACTCTCCCAATAATATCTACCCGAAACGGTGTGACAGCGCACTTATCGAGCTGAACACGGTAAAAATTCAATCCGGCAGTTATTCATATCATATGATACGAGTACGCTATTCGCGCGATGCGGATACGTTTCAATTCGCGCGGGATTAA
- a CDS encoding transposase, translated as MARIEIMSGTERRRRWSDEAKLRILAEADEPGARIGDVARRHDIHPGQIRLWRQSFSYADRPTVFLPVEITEEVGVSQPSTAATRPAIVEILLRNGRSLKVPVDVELKLLGPLVACVEAA; from the coding sequence ATGGCTCGCATAGAGATCATGTCCGGTACCGAGCGCAGACGGCGTTGGTCGGACGAGGCGAAGCTGAGGATACTTGCGGAAGCTGATGAGCCCGGTGCTCGCATTGGCGATGTGGCGCGCCGGCACGACATTCATCCGGGCCAGATCCGCTTGTGGCGGCAATCATTCAGCTATGCCGATCGGCCGACGGTATTCCTCCCGGTGGAAATTACCGAGGAGGTTGGCGTAAGCCAGCCGTCTACCGCAGCAACGAGGCCGGCGATCGTCGAGATCTTGCTTCGAAACGGTCGGAGCTTGAAGGTTCCGGTTGACGTTGAGTTGAAGCTGCTTGGCCCGCTCGTCGCTTGCGTGGAGGCGGCATGA
- the tnpB gene encoding IS66 family insertion sequence element accessory protein TnpB, whose translation MIGPSGNVRVYLACGVTDMRRGIDGLSALVETVVKEAPGSGAIFGTVSGARLSGNRCKATTINIELGHKASSLPSASICSTTTTDYDRG comes from the coding sequence ATGATCGGGCCATCGGGGAATGTGCGGGTCTACCTGGCCTGCGGAGTGACGGATATGCGGCGTGGCATCGATGGCCTATCGGCGCTGGTCGAAACGGTCGTGAAGGAGGCGCCGGGCTCGGGCGCGATCTTCGGCACGGTGAGCGGCGCAAGGCTATCAGGCAACCGTTGCAAAGCGACCACCATTAATATCGAGCTTGGTCATAAGGCCTCTTCGTTACCCTCCGCGAGCATCTGCTCAACCACAACCACGGATTATGATCGAGGATGA
- a CDS encoding YcxB family protein has translation MALAAFLGLAGMPWLELRAALPVFALVIAAATFGFAFVFPLLIGPVVIHRRFRQDKLLRQAAEISWNEEAYEVNQPGTHNRFAWTDYSKWREGRHTFLFFRSDYSYQVLPKRVLTQEQIDDISKILSRG, from the coding sequence GTGGCGCTGGCAGCCTTCCTTGGTTTGGCGGGGATGCCATGGCTTGAATTGCGTGCGGCCCTGCCGGTCTTTGCCTTGGTCATAGCCGCTGCGACTTTTGGCTTCGCATTCGTGTTCCCGCTTCTGATTGGCCCGGTTGTGATCCACCGCCGCTTTCGCCAGGACAAACTACTTCGCCAGGCTGCCGAGATCAGCTGGAATGAAGAAGCCTATGAGGTCAATCAGCCCGGCACCCACAATCGATTTGCCTGGACCGACTATTCCAAATGGCGGGAAGGTCGCCATACCTTCCTGTTTTTCCGGTCCGATTATAGCTATCAGGTCCTGCCAAAGCGCGTGCTCACACAGGAACAGATAGACGACATCAGCAAGATTCTTTCACGCGGTTGA
- a CDS encoding transposase family protein: MCPDCGRRSRHRHCWHNRRLQDLPVQGQAVKIRLALNRWQCRHRKCER; the protein is encoded by the coding sequence ATCTGCCCGGATTGTGGAAGGCGAAGTCGGCACCGGCACTGCTGGCACAACCGCCGCCTCCAGGACTTGCCTGTTCAAGGTCAAGCTGTGAAAATCAGACTCGCACTGAACCGCTGGCAGTGTAGGCACCGGAAATGCGAGCGATGA
- a CDS encoding oligosaccharide flippase family protein, with protein MRNIAALNKLGYQRVVEKYRYAGSRTFYAAICGMLSAVATYFSGAIAARALGPAAIGEFYLAVQIVSYLTLAAGLGLTEIAQREVARNPQLKNRFLWLVISIQLPLSVLFVFFSITVNTVTGYIDNKLWYIIVGLAFANCANISWFLQAVKHTTFVFVSTLFLDVALVFTCSFFVRAPGDIYMYALLYVSVQVLKVCFLIIYTVLCGIGIQIRKLSLRGSGALIVAAAPNALSYVSILIYYNSDAFVINYYFDEATVGKYTAAYALMLMLTAPCFAILKVHFGLLSEVARSSDAMMKERSRAFLRILSFIGAPLAALGVFFAQTVFAAVYGEKFSDGWVYFQYLSLNLLLIYINVGYAKPLIAWGFQRAHMLITLSSAVLNVLLNFSLIPHFGALGAVHATIISELFVFFAVWGVRTYYDLARFSLVRAIAFPISCSFLFAYIGKIIFDHGG; from the coding sequence ATGCGCAATATAGCAGCCTTGAACAAGTTAGGATATCAACGGGTCGTCGAGAAATATCGCTATGCCGGCTCGCGGACGTTTTATGCAGCAATATGTGGGATGCTTTCAGCTGTCGCTACATATTTTTCTGGCGCGATCGCCGCTCGCGCATTAGGCCCTGCCGCGATTGGAGAATTCTATCTCGCTGTTCAGATAGTGTCGTATTTAACGTTAGCCGCTGGCTTGGGACTCACAGAGATAGCCCAGCGCGAGGTTGCTCGCAATCCTCAGCTAAAAAACCGCTTTTTATGGCTAGTTATATCAATACAACTTCCCCTATCAGTATTGTTTGTTTTTTTCAGTATTACAGTTAATACAGTCACAGGATACATTGACAACAAACTGTGGTATATAATTGTCGGGTTAGCGTTTGCAAATTGTGCAAATATTTCTTGGTTCCTTCAGGCAGTCAAACATACGACGTTCGTATTCGTGTCTACCCTTTTTTTGGACGTGGCTCTCGTTTTTACTTGCTCTTTTTTTGTGCGGGCGCCCGGCGATATATATATGTATGCTCTGCTTTATGTGTCGGTTCAGGTATTGAAAGTATGTTTTCTAATCATTTACACTGTGCTTTGCGGCATTGGGATACAAATTAGAAAACTTTCATTGCGAGGAAGCGGTGCGTTGATCGTGGCCGCCGCGCCAAATGCACTATCATACGTTTCTATACTGATATATTACAACTCAGACGCATTTGTTATTAACTACTATTTTGATGAGGCGACAGTCGGGAAATATACGGCTGCATATGCGTTGATGTTGATGCTGACCGCGCCGTGTTTTGCAATTCTCAAAGTTCATTTTGGCTTACTTTCGGAGGTAGCACGTAGCTCCGATGCAATGATGAAAGAACGATCTCGGGCGTTCTTGCGCATTCTGAGTTTTATCGGAGCCCCTCTGGCTGCACTGGGCGTATTCTTTGCCCAAACAGTTTTTGCCGCGGTTTACGGGGAAAAGTTTTCCGATGGTTGGGTATATTTTCAGTATCTTTCGCTGAACTTGTTGCTCATATATATAAATGTAGGATACGCTAAGCCATTGATCGCATGGGGTTTCCAAAGAGCTCATATGCTGATCACTCTCAGTTCCGCCGTTTTAAATGTCCTCCTAAACTTTAGTCTTATCCCGCATTTTGGTGCCCTAGGTGCGGTTCATGCGACAATTATTTCGGAATTGTTCGTGTTTTTTGCTGTTTGGGGGGTAAGAACCTACTACGATCTAGCTAGATTTAGTCTTGTTCGCGCAATAGCCTTTCCCATCTCGTGTTCATTTTTATTTGCTTACATAGGCAAAATAATCTTTGATCATGGCGGGTAA